A segment of the Pongo abelii isolate AG06213 chromosome 16, NHGRI_mPonAbe1-v2.0_pri, whole genome shotgun sequence genome:
CGCCTTGCGCTTGCTCTGGGCCCGGGATGACTTCACGGTGACCAGCTTGGCCTGGGCCACGGTGGGCATCTCCTTCAGACTGACAGTGGAAAGCGTGTTGAAGGTGCAGCTGGCCAGCCCATGCCGGGCAGTGAGCGGGGCCTGGTGGGGCAGGGCCCTCTCCTCGGAGATGAAGAGGGGCCGGGTCAGGGGGCTCTTTTCCAGCTCCCGCCGTGCCTCTCGCACTGCCTCATGGAAGACATGCTGCACGTGCTCAAAGTCCAGACAGGCAGAGACCTCGAAAAACAGGCACCCAAACCTGCCTGCCAAAGCCACACCCTCTGCCTTGGTGACTTGCCTGGGAaggaagcagggtgaggcagggAGTTAGGAGCAGGCTGTGCCAAGTCAGGCAGACCAGCTCCTACACCCAGCGCCCCATGGACTAGCTGGGTGGCCTGGGGTcatcttcacctctctgagtctcagtgttCTTATCAGTACAATGGGTTActgacctctgcctctcagggttGTTAGGATTACGAAAGACAATTTGTTTCAAGtgtttagcacagtacctggcacagagtcagtactcaataaatggtagctgatGTCACCCAAGTCAGAATTTTGGGATGAGGATGAGGGTAAGAAGCTACTCCAAATCCCCTATGCTAGACCCTGCCTGTGGCTGGAGGAAGCAGGCCATTCCCAGCCCCATCTCTTCTCTACCCCAACATGGGTCCCTGGGGCAGGAAACGGGCCACCCACAGCTCTGGCTTGTGGGATCAGCTCTAGAGAGAAGCAGTCGTTTGGACTGAAGGGTTAGACCACAGAGGTGATTCCAGAAGCCTGTGGTTGGCAGAGTTCTCAGGGCTCCTGGGGTTTgtgtttgtgaaaattcattatTCAAGCCCCCACAATGACAAAGTTGCAGATTCAAGCTCAtcataaaagcaaataataaaaccaGGGCAGAGGCCGGAGAGGGCAGGGGGGACAACATTTCATGGTGAGGAGGGCAAAAGGAGAGAGGGGGCAACATCTATTCTGGCTTGGTCCTACACCACCTCCCGTGAAGGGAGGATAGAATATCTGGAACTTGGGAAGGTCCTGGAGGCTTCTGACCTGAAAGCCATGGGAATCGAGgcgggaagaaaaagaagactggCTCTTGCGTAGGTCGGATGTCTAGAAGAGGGAAGAGATGGGGGGTCCCTGAGGTCTTGGGGCCAAGATTCCATTGGCTGGATCTTCCTGACCTGCTGCTGAGCTGTCCCACTGCCCATTCCCGAGGATAATGGCACAGCCACTAGATGATAGGAAGCACTCGAGTGGGCCATGGTGGGAAAAGTTTCTGAGCCCAAGGCTGACCTGGCAGGAGCAGGGGCTGAGAGTGGgctagcttcccaaagtgccactCCATGGTGGGGGGGCGGTCTCAGAGAGAGTGAGTAACTGGGACAAAAAGAGTCAGAGGCATCGGATCTATTCCCCACCCAGGGCTGGTGTTCTGCCAGTAAGCTCACCGCTTCCTGAGGAACCTTTTTGGAAAGAACACttgctattatttgcttttatgaTGAGCTTGAATCTGCAACTTTGTCATTGTGGGGGCTTGAataatgaattttcacaaacacAAACCccatgtgtgcgtgcatgtgtgtgagtgggtgACAGAGGCACAGAACATtatcctttttcttattttgttgcaTCCTAGAGAAAATTTTATCAGTGGCTTGGGAAGTATCAACCTAACCCACATTTTACCCTTTTAACAGTGAGACAGTCTTGGGAGACAATGGCCAACACTCAGCTAAAAGTTAGACTTCCTGTGCTTCCCAGAATCCTAATCTACTAAACTCGGGACTTGATCGAAGAATGAAATAGGAATACATTGTCCTGAGTTGTTTTTAGGGAACGGGTGGGATCAGCTTCATTTGAGCATGTATTCTTTGTTATTTGCTCCCAAACCATTTTAGACAATCCCTTTGGCAAAGATTGGGGTCAAAAGAGTGATCTGTAGCTTTTTTCCCTGTACTGAAAACTGGCCTACTCACAATCCAGTCTTCTGACTCCTAAGAGGGTCTGCGATTCCTCAAAGACTACCTTCAGCAGCTTTCAGGTCACATGACTTCccttattccctgagacacaatttGCCTAGGTCTGAGGGCTTGGCCACCTCTGAAGGCCTCTCACCATAGTCCCCCTTCACGGTCCCACACCTCTCTTTTTCCCACTGCCCATCTGACCCGTTCTAAACAAAGGGTCCCCTCCTTGCTAACACCAGTCAATGTGCCCTTGGGGCCTAGGGAAGCAGGACTGACCAACCGTGAACAGGGAGGGATGAGTGGCTGGTGGAAGGGGCTATCCCTTGCAGGTAGACTGGCCACAGAGGACAAAGGTCAGTGCTGGAGAAATCCAGTGGCATTACTCATCAAGTTCAGGCATCACAGTGTCAAATGCTTCAGGGCCAGGCAGGCAACTTGAATGTGTGGAGAGGGTGGAGGTAAACCACGGGGAGTGGTGAGGCCTGGGGTTGGCTGGAGAGAGTGTGCCCCATCTCAAAGCATTCCAGTTCTAGGTCTTTTAAGACACTATGCCAGCCAAGCAAAATATGGCTGCAGTATCCTTCAGTAATGCGTCCTCTGGCCCAGTCTCTGACCTCTGATTCGAGTCCAACCCTTTCTAAGAGAACCTGCCCTCAGCCCAGCCAACTGTGGGAGTGAGAGTGGGAGGCTGGGTCTGGGTGAGGCGAGAGCCAGTTGGACCAGAGCAGACACCTGACCAAGGAGCCCATCAGAGCCTCTCTCCTTAGAATTGGAAATGGGCACTAGACCAGTCAGCTGCTGGCAGTGGGACCGGAAGGTCAGATAGACTCAGGCAAGAAGGGTGAGTCCAAGAGAATCCACAGAGACCCAAGAGGGTGGAAGGAGTGGCCACTCTTCTGACTTTCAGGGTGCAGCCTCTGTGTGACCCAGAAACCTTTCCCTTCAAGTCCTTGGCTGCCTGGAAGACCAACATCTACCATACCCTTACAACATAATccctttggccaggcgcggtggctaacgcctgtaatcccacactttgggaggccgaggcaggtggatcacgagttcaggagttcaagaccagcctggccagcaaggcaaaaccccgtctctactaaaaacacaaaaattagccgggtgtggtggcaggcacctgtaatcccagctactggggagactgaggcaggagaatcacttgaacccaggaggtggaggttgcagtgagccgagatggtgccattgcactccagcctgggtgatagagtgagactctgtctcaggaaacaaacacacaaacaaacaaacatataatcCCTTCTACCTCAATTCAAGGGGATGACTGTTCTTAGCAGCCCACTAATCCCTGAAGATGCCACCTGCCCTTACAAGTGAAGAAAGCGAGCTCTGGAGACAAGGGCCAAGCAGCCTGTGCTCACCTGTACTGAGCCATGTCCAGCTTGTTGCCCAGCAGCAGGGCAGGGACGCTGCGCTGTGTCTCCTTCGCATGCAAGGCAAGCAGCTCCAGGTAGCTGCTGCTGCTATCAAAGCTCTGGCGGCTGTCGATGCCGTACACCACCAGGAAGGCATGGGCCCAGTTCAGGTAGCGCTCGCAGTTCCTGGGGGTGTCCTGGGGCGAAGGAGAGAAGCCCCACCAGGGGGCAGAGGAGGTTGGGTAAAGGCCTTCACCTGAGCCGTCCAATCCCACCTCCCCACTCCCCGGTCTTTGTATATTGTTTCTCAGCAGAGCCCTTTCAAAGGGGCACTTGAGTGTGGATTTGGCTTGGTGTGAAAGGAGACATTGTCTCATGAACCTCCCTCCCACCACCCAGCCAGAGACTTGGAGACCTTGGCCCCTTGGGCCCAGAGCCAAAGACTCTGGCATGATCCCTACAGAGACCTGGCTGTCCCTGGGCACCGCTGCTTTTGAGTTGAGTTCATGCTGCCCCTTTGGCTTCTGAGAGTAACTGGCATCCAGCCTTGGCAGGGGGTGGTGAGGACATTGGGGGAGATTTGTGTATGGGAGAGACCTGGGCTGAGGGGCTCTCAGCAGGAGCATCTGTGTAAACAGGTGTGCACCTGTCTCCTCGTGTGCATAGGCACAGAGCCCCACAGCACAGGATCTCAGAGCGGATGCCAGCAACCATCATGTCTCTCCAGGCCCTGTCCCATCCTTCTCATTTGGCAAAGGAAGGATTCAGACCCAGAGAGGTCAAGTGCCTCATTCAGGGTTACACAGCAAACTTGAGCTTAAAAGGCATCTAAATGCCTATCTGAAGCCCCGCACTCTGGGCCAGGACTTCTCAGGAGGCTACACTGACTCGCAGCAGTGCATAGGTAATGGAGGTAATGTTACCAGGTCTGCAGTGTCCATGACCCTCAGGTGGACAGGCTGGTGGTCCACAGTCTCCTCGGAGCTGTAGGTGTCCTCTACAACACAGATGGTTAGCCAGGTCAGACACAGTGCCTTGGGTGTAAGTTTGAGCTTCCCTCTGTGCTAGACCCCTGTGTGGCCTTGGGGGACCTTAGCAGCTGCTCTGGGGCTGGGACCACTGGAAAGTCCTTGGTTCTCACCCACATGGAGGCTACAGGCAGAACCTCCCACCAAGGAGATGCTGCTCCACCTGCAGGGCTCAGCATCAGTGGTCACTCACAGACCACACCTCGGGGGCGGGTCTGTGTTCTGGATCCACACACAAAGCCAGCAGGATAGAGTCGAGTGTGTGGCCCCTAGACCCTGTTAGCAGCACAGGCTGGCTCAGGAGCAGCACTGCTAGCCCCTCTATCCCAGAACCCCAGGCTTTCCCACTCTCTTCCCCCCCCAGCCACCCTCCTATCCCCAGTGGGAAAAGAGACAAGGGAAAAGAGAAGTACACGATACAATGGAAGGATGGCAGTCAGACCCCCTTTAGACGTTCCGAGAAGGTTTTATGAATAATCCTTGTCAACATGACAGCAGGGGAGTCTAGTGTAGTCAGAAGTTTTCAGCTGGAGAATGTGGTATTAAACCCAATGTCAGCTGCTTGTTAGCTTTGTGACTTGGCCAAATCACTTCAACTCTCTGAGgctgtttcctcattttaaaatgggaacaCTATGATAACATTGCTAACAGTTTCCAAGCCTTTCCTTTGTCCCAGGCGCTGTGCTAAGTGCTTGACATTAGCTCATTTAACGGTCCCATCTCCCAGGGCTCTGTAAGAACTGGATGGGCACCCCCGGGCATGGGGCCTGGTTCTCCAACATGCCTGGTGAGGGAAGTGGGAACGATGGTGTTCCAAAGTTAATAGGGCAGGATCACAttcccaggtgatttttttttaacttttgaaataaCTTTAGACTGACATAGAAGTTGTAAAATAGTACAGAGTTCCTGTGTACTCTTCCCCCAGCTTCCCCCAGTGTCATCACCTTACATAACCATAGCCCAATgatcaaaaagaaatttacatTGATACCATACTATGAACCAAACTAGTGACCTTATTTGAATTTCTTGAGTTGttactttatttatatatatggttCTCATGATCTCAAATCTGAGAAAGCAGCAAGTGGCCAGGCATGCTGAGGACCTTGCGGCCATGTTGGCAGtcattctccccacccccaatctGTGCCTGTATCATTGGCCCACATGTGTGAGTGCACTTGGTTATCACCTTTCCCTAGGTGTCCCCTGCCCCTAGTGACCCTAAAGAAGACACCTTTTGGCAGAACTGGGATGGTCTCTGCCTTCCTGGCAGCATCCACTGTGAGAGGGCATGCCCCCAACCCTGGCTGAATTTATAGTCAAACACTTCTCTCTGAGGGCCACTGGCAGCCAAGCCGGCCTGGACACACTCCAGGTCCACTAGCATCCAGCATGAATCACAGACAGCTTCTTGTCCCCAGCCTGCTTTGGGGACTTGGATAAATAGCTGCTCTtatgcaaagacaaaaaaaaatctaatggaaACTATGTTCCAAATGTTTAACTATATTTGGTCCAAGAAGAGCTGCCCCTAGATGTTTACATCTCTTTCAGATCTGTCTTTATTTTCCAGTCAAAGATGTCAGATGCACCCCTTTTAGGAGTTCCCCTCAATGGGCGCAGTGTCCTGCCCAGCCCAGTGAAAGGCGCTAGCCCAACCTTGGTCTCCTGCCCACAGCATGACAGCCTTTCAAGGTTGCCGTTAGCTCCATTGTAGAGAGATGGCAaggtgaggcccagagaagggatctcacccaaggccacacagcaccTAATCAGCAGAAGGAACTTGAACTCAGGGCTTCTAGGCTGGGCTGTGTTCACAATGGGACCCCCTCACCCTGTGACTGCTCAGTGAATCAGCCCACCCTCCAGCTCTGTCTGGGCAGAGTACAAGGGAAGACCAGAGTCGCCCAGTCTGGCGGGGATGTGGAACATGCCTGCATGAGCTGGAAGAAGCCTTGGAGCTCATACTGTCCAGCCTCACTTTACAGAAGAGGTGACAGGCCTCAGGGGCTGGGGCAGCAGTGAGGGGCTCCTTTCCCAGTCACAGTAATGTCCAGACTTCCTATCACTGAGTCCCTGCCTCAGAGTACTCTGGTGTCCTTAAATATATGGGTTTCCTAACACCTGGTTGTAATTAATATTCTGTGGACTTTTGGGTGGAGAGAAGAGTCATTTCCCAAAGTTTTGAATTTGCCAATGTTTTCCTCTCATTTacagtaataattttttaaacggCACCACAGAAGCTCAGTCAGAGTGTATATAGGGTGCTGCCTCAGAAATGGTGCCTATgtcgggccaggcgtggtggctcacacctgtaatcccagcactttgggaggccgaggtgggcagatcacaaggtcaggagttctagaccatcctgctgaacacagtgaaaccccatctctactgaaaatacaaaaaaattagccaggcatggtggcaggcacctgtagtcctagctactcaggacgctgaggcaggagaatggtgtgaacctgggaggtggtgcttgcagtgagccgagatcgcgccactgcactccagcctgggtgaccaaaaaaataaaaaaaaaggaatggtgaCTATGTCCtcgctggaggaggaggagggcaagAGGAGTGAGAAGCTGACATTCTTCCCTGGCTGAGCCAGATAAGGCACTCTCAGCCCTTCTGGGAGAGAATATTCTCTTGGAGACGCCTGCCCACTCCTGCAGGGCTCAGCACAGGCAAAGCCCTTCCACAGACACTGAATCTCTCAGCTCCTACCAGCTCTAACAGCCACACTCCAGAACACGGTGCAACTCTTACACAGCCAGAGCACGGGCTATTGGTCCCATCTTCCAGATGGGGAAACCGCAGCTCAGAGGGCCCCGTGCCACACAGACTTCTGACTCCAGGCCCTCTATGACATGAGGCTGCTCCTAGCGGAGAGCAACTGGAGCCATGCCTCGTCTTCCTTTGTGCCTGAGGATCTCCATAATCTTAAAGTAAATCACTGAGCCCTCTCTTCCTCCATTTCTccacctataaaatgaggatcGTGATAGGACCTCTTCTTTAAAGGGTAATCATAAAACCAAAATTTACCACCCCCCGAGTTAAACCCTCATCTACACTGAGGCTAGTACTGTGCTACCTGCTGGAAATGGGAATGAATCTCCACCCTCAAGGCTCACAAATGAGCTCAGGCTCTCAGAAGACCTAGGAAGGGCATAGAGAGTTGTTTTACCAGCATTGCTGATGGCTAGCTCCCCCTGGAATGTGGAGACCTTTATCCACAGAAGGAAAGGTTCTCATCTCAGTCTCTGCTGCTGCTGGAAACAACAATGGGACAGTGGCCGGAATGTTTAGGCCCTTCCTAGCAGAACCTTCGAGGAGTGGCACTGGCCTCCCAGAGAGTCTGAGGGGAGAATGTCTGGTTGGCTCTCTGACTCGTGGGCTGTCAGTGTAATGTGAGAGACCACAGGCTGAGGGGACTGACCACTGTGGGGCTGCCCACTTCCCAGACAGTCTGCCCACGCATTCCACTACCAGGTCAGAACTCCAAAATTACTCAATCAGGAGGCTCAAACCACCACCGTAATAGGCTCATCCGGTGGGACCCTGTGACAGTATCGATtggaaggcagggaggaagacAGACTGGAGGTGAGTTGCCAGGAAAAATACAAGATGCCCAGTTAAATCTGAATctcaaacaaaaaggaataattttTGGTATAAGCATGACCCCTGCAATATTTGAATTAGGCCGAATATGTCTTTTGAGGCCCTGTCCTTGGGAGTTCCCCTTGTCCTTTCCCAGACACTGTGTCTGCTTATGTGCCTTTCCttcctgtcctcccacctcacctctgtcctcagtttctccacccCATCTCTATTCCACGCCCTGGCCTCTTCCAACACCTCGCCGGCCAGCGCACCATTGCATCCTGTGTCCTCCTCTCTCTGGAGCTGAACTCTGCTAATCAAATGGCCTCCTCTGGGTGACCTTGGCCCAGAGTCCTCAGCTCCTTGGgcctgtttcctcaactgtaGCACTGAAGGGCTGTGCCAAGGCACAGGGGGTCAAGCAGAGCTTCGAGGAACAAATCTCTTAGGGACTGTCACCATGTCACCTGCCCTGCATCCCTGACTTACCCATGGGAacccctttgctctctctgttTGACACCCTGGGGTTCTGTTTAAAATTTGGAAGAAGGGATTCTGCTACCTAAGGAAAAGCTTTTTTAAACCAGGGGACTAAATAGCCCTGATGTCTCTGCCTGCTGCAACACTGGGATTTGgtgctggactccagcctgaacTAAGGGGCTGGGCACCACTAGGGTAAGGAGCTCTCCCCTCCAGGTGCTGCAGGAGCACTGTATCAGGGGCCTGCTGCAGGGAGCGCAGGGGGTTTCCACTGTGTCACAGAGCCTTGGGCGTCTTTGGAGGGCTCTCAGGGGTCCCATGAAtgctttatttgatttttatgaatGGGGAAAATAATCCAAGACTGCAAAACTCATTTTCTAAAGGCTAAGATCATCCAGACACCTTATGGCTCTCAGTGAACAGTTTACAATAGACAAATGTTATACATGTGAGCTTTAAGCAACATTTATACTAATAAAATCCTGCTTTGATTTGTTTTAGAAGGGAATCTAAGCCATTGTGTATGGGAATCCAtttgaggaggaaggaaaagcaaaaatgCCTTGAATGCCTACTGTGGGTCAAGTACTAGGCTGGACCTTTTACATGTGTTAtttctttaatcctcacagcaattctctaagtattttttaatgcccattttatagatgaggaaacagtagctcagagaggttagctGACTGGCTCAAGCTTGCCAATaaggagcagagccaggtgggattcaaacccagctctGACTGACACCGAAACGTTCCTTTTTCCAATATACCATGATGCAGCGACGAAAACAAGAGTTGTTTTCTCATATGGTTAAAAAACTGGTTCAGAAGCCAGCATCACTAGAGAATTTCTCGAATGTCCTGCCCAGCTTTTCTGGAAGAGAACACTGAGTGACCATCTTGAAGAATAATACctatttgtttttgagtttttttgttttttgttttttgttttcagacagagtctccctctgtcgcccaggctggagtgcagtggcacaatcttggctcactgcaacctccgcctcccgggttgaagcagttctcctgcctcagcctccctagaagctgggattacaggcacacaccactatgcccagctaatttttgtatttttagtagagacagagtttcaccatgttggccaggctggtcattaactcctgacctcaggtgat
Coding sequences within it:
- the RASL12 gene encoding ras-like protein family member 12 isoform X1, coding for MSSVFGKPRAGSGPQSAPLEVNLAILGRRGAGKSALTVKFLTKRFISEYDPNLEDTYSSEETVDHQPVHLRVMDTADLDTPRNCERYLNWAHAFLVVYGIDSRQSFDSSSSYLELLALHAKETQRSVPALLLGNKLDMAQYRQVTKAEGVALAGRFGCLFFEVSACLDFEHVQHVFHEAVREARRELEKSPLTRPLFISEERALPHQAPLTARHGLASCTFNTLSTVSLKEMPTVAQAKLVTVKSSRAQSKRKAPTLTLLKGFKIF
- the RASL12 gene encoding ras-like protein family member 12 isoform X2 encodes the protein MDTADLDTPRNCERYLNWAHAFLVVYGIDSRQSFDSSSSYLELLALHAKETQRSVPALLLGNKLDMAQYRQVTKAEGVALAGRFGCLFFEVSACLDFEHVQHVFHEAVREARRELEKSPLTRPLFISEERALPHQAPLTARHGLASCTFNTLSTVSLKEMPTVAQAKLVTVKSSRAQSKRKAPTLTLLKGFKIF